The following are encoded together in the Pedobacter sp. D749 genome:
- a CDS encoding LexA family transcriptional regulator: MSNISNNLKYLRKKKGHTQQNFADIMEIKRSLIGAYEEDRAEPKYDLLKKIAEYFDLTIDEFINEKISDSWKPKPKSQGSNLRVLSISVDQNDRENIELVPVKASAGYLNGFSDPQYISDLPKFQLPLAALRQGTFRAFEIMGDSMLPVQPGSVIIGEYLDNWNEVKTGETYIVISKNEGVVYKRAGNRFRENKDLKLISDNKVYDAYTIAADDILEIWKAKAYISTSLPEPAPDPTMETLTQMMAQMQKSISQLNKN, from the coding sequence ATGTCAAATATTTCAAATAATTTAAAGTACCTCAGGAAGAAAAAAGGCCATACACAGCAGAATTTCGCTGATATTATGGAAATCAAGAGGTCGCTCATCGGAGCTTACGAGGAAGACCGGGCGGAACCTAAATATGATTTGCTAAAAAAAATAGCCGAATACTTTGATCTTACCATCGATGAATTCATCAATGAAAAAATATCTGACAGCTGGAAACCGAAGCCAAAAAGCCAGGGATCTAACCTTAGGGTGCTAAGTATTTCTGTCGATCAGAACGATCGCGAAAATATCGAACTGGTTCCCGTTAAAGCGAGTGCTGGTTATTTGAATGGTTTTTCAGATCCTCAATATATCAGCGACCTGCCTAAATTTCAACTTCCATTGGCTGCATTAAGACAAGGTACCTTCAGGGCTTTTGAAATTATGGGCGATAGTATGTTGCCTGTTCAACCAGGAAGTGTAATTATTGGTGAGTATCTCGATAATTGGAATGAAGTAAAAACTGGCGAAACCTATATCGTAATTAGCAAAAATGAAGGCGTAGTATATAAAAGAGCGGGTAACCGTTTCAGAGAGAATAAAGATTTGAAATTGATATCAGATAATAAGGTGTACGATGCTTATACAATTGCTGCTGATGATATTCTGGAAATATGGAAAGCTAAAGCATATATCTCTACCTCCTTACCTGAACCTGCACCCGACCCAACAATGGAAACGCTTACCCAAATGATGGCACAAATGCAGAAATCAATCTCTCAGTTAAATAAAAATTAA
- a CDS encoding cytochrome c — translation MRKYIINSVFSLFIIGIIVSCQNQETIDLQNYMSNGKDIYKAKCQNCHGVNGEGLGKLAPPLTDSVFLKANKTRLACFIKNGANESLIIHGQEYKEKMPSFPELADIDVAQVMVFITNSFGNKQGFVPYSKVSKDLQNCK, via the coding sequence ATGCGCAAGTACATTATCAATTCAGTTTTTTCCCTTTTTATTATAGGCATCATTGTTTCCTGTCAAAATCAGGAAACCATCGATCTGCAAAATTACATGTCGAACGGAAAAGATATTTATAAAGCCAAATGCCAAAACTGCCATGGTGTAAATGGCGAAGGATTAGGTAAACTTGCTCCCCCACTTACCGATTCGGTATTTCTAAAAGCAAATAAAACTCGTTTAGCCTGTTTTATTAAAAACGGTGCAAACGAATCTTTGATCATTCATGGTCAGGAATACAAAGAAAAAATGCCATCTTTCCCCGAATTGGCTGATATTGATGTGGCACAGGTAATGGTTTTCATTACCAATTCGTTTGGCAACAAGCAAGGCTTTGTACCTTATTCGAAGGTTTCAAAAGATTTGCAGAATTGTAAATAA
- the blaB3PEDO gene encoding PEDO-2 family subclass B3 metallo-beta-lactamase yields the protein MKKIFLLLLFSCSMLCYAQTVTEPANNPKEWSQATEPFRIAGNLYYVGTYDLASYLIVTEKGNILINTGLANSLSIIKENIKALGFDYKSIKILLLTQAHFDHLGAMAEIKKETGAKLYVDEKDADVLETGGKSDYELGKYGVSFKPVKPDFLLKNDDKIKLGSTILTMLHHPGHTKGSCSFIFDTKDKNSSYKILIANMPSIIVDRKFSEIASYKDIQKDYTETFKAMKKLDFDLWVASHASQFDLHEKRKSGDAYNPKVFMDKSVFFENLRDLENDFLEKIKN from the coding sequence ATGAAAAAAATATTTTTACTGCTTTTATTTTCTTGCAGCATGCTGTGTTATGCTCAAACAGTAACAGAGCCAGCTAATAATCCAAAAGAATGGTCTCAGGCTACAGAGCCATTTAGAATTGCAGGTAATCTATATTATGTTGGCACGTATGATTTAGCTTCTTATTTAATTGTAACAGAAAAAGGAAATATATTAATAAATACGGGTTTAGCTAATTCGCTTTCGATAATAAAAGAAAATATAAAAGCTTTGGGATTCGATTATAAATCAATCAAAATTTTGCTCTTAACCCAGGCCCATTTTGATCATTTGGGCGCTATGGCTGAAATTAAAAAAGAAACAGGCGCAAAACTATATGTAGATGAGAAAGACGCGGATGTTCTTGAAACCGGAGGAAAATCGGATTATGAGCTTGGGAAATATGGTGTAAGTTTCAAACCCGTAAAACCTGATTTCCTATTGAAGAATGACGATAAAATTAAATTAGGCAGTACTATTTTAACAATGCTTCATCATCCCGGGCATACTAAAGGATCGTGTAGTTTTATATTTGATACTAAAGATAAAAATTCTAGCTACAAAATTTTGATTGCCAATATGCCATCCATAATTGTTGACAGAAAATTCTCAGAAATAGCATCATATAAAGATATTCAAAAAGATTATACTGAAACTTTTAAAGCAATGAAAAAGCTTGATTTTGATCTTTGGGTTGCCTCTCACGCAAGTCAATTTGATCTCCATGAAAAACGTAAATCAGGAGATGCTTATAATCCGAAAGTTTTTATGGATAAAAGTGTTTTTTTTGAAAATCTTCGGGATTTGGAAAATGATTTCCTCGAAAAAATAAAAAATTAG
- a CDS encoding polyphosphate kinase 2 family protein, translating to MKNEFKGLIVQGGEKFSLKNHKTDFTGSYNKEKAKDALVNSKIELNHLQEKLYASGKHSVLIIFQAMDAAGKDSAIEHVMSGLNPQGCQVYSFKVPTPEEYEHDFLWRHYKALPERGRIGIHNRSHYENVLVCKVHPEYILSENIPGFDDVKEIGKSFWQKRYNSIKNFEEHLTANGTVILKFFLNVSQDEQKQRFLERIDDPTKNWKFSSGDIKERALWDKYMDAYEDAINATSTEESPWHIIPADKKWFTRLAISEIIVEKLKSLDLEFPVLGEEETAKLSETKRILLSE from the coding sequence ATGAAGAACGAATTTAAAGGGTTAATTGTACAAGGAGGTGAGAAATTTTCTTTAAAAAATCATAAAACTGATTTTACCGGTAGTTATAACAAAGAAAAGGCTAAAGATGCATTGGTGAATTCGAAAATAGAATTAAACCATTTACAGGAGAAATTATATGCCTCAGGCAAACATTCTGTTCTGATCATTTTTCAGGCGATGGATGCTGCTGGTAAAGACAGCGCCATTGAGCACGTCATGAGTGGATTAAATCCGCAGGGATGCCAGGTTTATAGTTTTAAAGTTCCTACACCAGAAGAATATGAACACGATTTTTTGTGGAGACATTATAAAGCTTTGCCGGAACGCGGTAGAATAGGTATTCATAACCGTTCGCATTACGAAAACGTTTTGGTTTGTAAGGTACATCCCGAATATATTCTGAGCGAAAATATTCCAGGTTTTGATGATGTTAAAGAGATTGGCAAAAGTTTTTGGCAGAAGCGCTACAATAGCATTAAAAATTTTGAAGAGCATTTAACCGCTAATGGAACGGTAATTTTAAAGTTCTTTTTAAATGTTAGCCAGGATGAACAAAAACAACGCTTTTTAGAACGTATTGATGATCCTACCAAAAACTGGAAATTCTCTTCAGGTGATATTAAAGAAAGGGCTTTGTGGGATAAATATATGGATGCTTATGAAGATGCAATCAATGCTACAAGTACAGAAGAATCACCCTGGCATATTATACCCGCTGATAAAAAATGGTTTACCCGGCTGGCTATTAGTGAGATTATTGTAGAAAAGTTAAAAAGTTTAGATCTTGAATTTCCGGTACTTGGAGAAGAAGAAACTGCTAAACTGAGTGAAACCAAGCGTATTTTGCTAAGTGAGTAA
- a CDS encoding DUF4890 domain-containing protein — MKKAILTIAIAVMGLTTAFAQDTTKRARRAMPKMTAEQRAEKVTSRLEKQLSLTADQKTKIYAIELENAKKMEAWRSADHSDMKGKMKERKAAIDEQKAKVDAVLTSDQKTKMDAFRAEAREKGEKMRKGMGGRGKKDKAPVVSNPPAQG; from the coding sequence ATGAAAAAGGCAATTTTAACAATAGCAATTGCAGTAATGGGATTAACCACTGCATTTGCTCAAGACACAACGAAACGAGCAAGAAGGGCAATGCCTAAGATGACTGCCGAGCAAAGAGCAGAAAAGGTAACTTCCAGATTAGAGAAACAGCTCAGCCTAACCGCTGATCAAAAAACTAAAATCTACGCTATTGAGTTAGAAAACGCAAAGAAAATGGAAGCCTGGAGATCTGCCGATCACAGCGACATGAAAGGCAAAATGAAAGAACGCAAAGCTGCAATAGATGAACAAAAAGCTAAAGTTGATGCGGTTTTAACTTCAGATCAGAAAACTAAAATGGATGCTTTCCGTGCTGAGGCCAGAGAAAAAGGTGAGAAAATGAGAAAAGGAATGGGTGGTAGAGGTAAAAAAGACAAAGCACCTGTAGTTTCTAATCCTCCCGCACAAGGATAA
- a CDS encoding GIY-YIG nuclease family protein, whose translation MKKFVYIVTDRNRTSMHVGMSSDLMKTLDFYKQMPNLFFDNGQQLTRLVYFEEFKTEAQALLRFKSISRFTRMQKERLVRSCNPDWIDLTIGLDFENILLHRNISNQVKLSFTSLS comes from the coding sequence ATGAAAAAGTTTGTTTATATCGTTACCGACAGAAATCGTACAAGTATGCACGTGGGCATGAGCTCTGATTTAATGAAGACACTGGATTTCTACAAACAGATGCCAAACTTGTTTTTTGATAATGGACAACAATTAACCCGCCTTGTTTATTTTGAAGAGTTTAAAACAGAAGCACAAGCTCTGCTGCGTTTTAAATCAATTAGCCGGTTTACACGCATGCAAAAAGAGCGTTTGGTAAGATCTTGTAATCCAGATTGGATTGATTTAACTATAGGCCTCGATTTCGAAAATATTCTTTTACATCGGAATATAAGCAATCAGGTTAAACTATCATTTACGAGTTTATCTTAG
- a CDS encoding pyridoxal phosphate-dependent aminotransferase family protein, with product MSKIEQFLNGKLQERKDNLSIRNLSTNIPPVDFCSNDYLGFARSKELKKIIDNTLAILPNYLNGAGGSRLLSGNTKFTEETEQFIADFHLAESGLIFNSGYDANVGLLSSIPQRGDTIITDELIHASIIDGCRLSHATRYKFIHNDTNDLENKLKLAKGNIFVVIESVYSMDGDIAPLIEVADLCERYQANLIVDEAHATGVFGANGRGLINQFNLTNKVFARIVTFGKALGVHGAIVLGSKNLRHYLINFARSFIYTTAAPIHNVVAVKSAYQHLNKTDPQLIHQKIALFRNTLKEQNINALDSESTIQGILFSSNEATKLAATTLQSKGFDVRAILSPTVALGKERLRICLHAFNTDEEIISLVNHLKELN from the coding sequence ATGAGCAAAATTGAACAGTTTCTTAACGGTAAACTTCAGGAACGAAAAGACAATCTTTCGATCAGGAACTTATCGACCAACATCCCTCCTGTTGACTTTTGTTCTAACGACTACCTGGGTTTTGCCAGGTCTAAAGAATTAAAAAAAATAATCGACAATACCCTGGCAATACTGCCCAATTACCTGAATGGTGCTGGTGGTTCGAGACTGTTAAGTGGAAATACTAAATTTACTGAAGAAACCGAACAGTTTATTGCCGATTTTCATCTGGCTGAAAGTGGGTTAATCTTTAACTCTGGTTACGATGCCAATGTAGGATTATTATCAAGTATCCCGCAACGCGGCGACACCATTATTACTGACGAATTGATTCATGCGAGTATTATAGACGGCTGTAGATTAAGCCACGCTACACGTTATAAATTTATTCATAACGATACAAATGACCTTGAAAATAAACTGAAACTGGCGAAAGGAAATATATTTGTGGTGATAGAAAGCGTATATTCTATGGATGGGGATATTGCCCCCTTAATAGAAGTAGCAGATCTTTGCGAGCGTTATCAGGCCAATCTGATTGTAGACGAAGCTCATGCTACAGGCGTTTTTGGCGCAAACGGTCGGGGATTAATCAACCAGTTTAACTTAACAAATAAAGTATTTGCACGCATTGTAACTTTTGGAAAAGCCTTAGGCGTACACGGAGCCATTGTTTTAGGAAGTAAAAACTTACGCCACTACCTGATTAATTTTGCGAGATCGTTCATTTACACCACAGCTGCTCCCATTCATAATGTGGTTGCAGTTAAATCGGCATACCAACACCTAAATAAAACTGATCCTCAGTTGATTCATCAAAAAATTGCACTGTTCAGAAACACCTTAAAAGAACAAAACATCAATGCCCTTGATAGCGAAAGTACTATTCAGGGTATTTTATTTTCATCAAATGAAGCTACTAAACTAGCTGCTACAACGCTGCAGAGCAAAGGTTTCGATGTCCGGGCAATATTAAGCCCAACAGTGGCCTTAGGCAAAGAAAGGCTTAGAATCTGCCTGCATGCCTTTAATACCGATGAAGAAATTATTTCATTGGTTAATCATCTTAAAGAATTAAATTAA
- a CDS encoding basic secretory protein-like protein, translated as MKIGSTLLRRYSSLLLLLILSFSVKAQYFGQNKVRYKKLDFKVLQTPHFEIYYYIKNEKLLKRFSQDAETWYKMHQEVFRDTFLKKNPIILYNNHPDFQQTTVLNGEIGIGTGGVTEALKNRVIMPVMELNSQTRHVLGHELVHAFQYHLLLEKDSISLENVGQTPLWMVEGMAEYLSIGKKDAFTSMWMRDAMLNRDIPSLKDLTNSNKYFPYRYGQAFWTYIGSQYGDTTIVPLFKNTAKYGYENAIRYTFGYDDKTLSGLWKNSIDAHYKPMLKADSSQIKITGTKIIDNKNAGNMNVAPALSPDGKYLAFMSEKDLFGIDLFLADAKTGRIIRKLSSQISNGHIDDFNFIESAGAWSPDSKQFAFSIFSHGKNQMMIINVSNGTTVSQTPMAQVQQFGNLTWSPNGKDIAFSGMVEGQSDIFSYNLDTKAVTQITDDVYSDYAPSYSPDGKKLVFSSDRAAIQANVINAVLPINLAVYDIAAKTVNNLDVFPGANNLNAQFSANSQNIYFLSNRDGFRNLYKYNFADNTVDQLTDYFTGISGITEFSPAISVSTTDDIVYSYYRYQRYTLYNAKLSSFKAKRIGNQEENFDAAILPPMENIGVNIINSNLNNFDRFEKIVADSMKTVPYKPKFRLDYLANSGVGVSTSRFGTGVSGGIVGMFSDILGTNQIIANLSVNGEIYDFGGLVGYINQKSRINWGAAVSHIPYVSGFRSYGYENLPTGDNTTLKALADRTDIIRTFEDQFQVFGAYPFSKIHRFELGGSFSHYSYRVDRYSNYYNSVGNYIGSNKSRISNDVASQDYGIPFNSFTLYQLNAGFVGDNSIFGLTGPLDGFRYRVSGEKYLGTYNFAGVTADLRKYWRAKPVTFAVRSYNTLRIGKDADRLYPMYLGYPYLIRGYESNSIYKSTSAQSSESFDINQLTGSKIAVFNFEVRLPFTGPKKLAAIPSKFLFSDLNLFFDAGLAWTNDTKVKFKSEPTYTTEPVLDDNKQPVFDEKGKPVTFQSTTERVPAISVGISVRVNVFGYFVLEPYYAIPFQRKDVKTGVFGLTFAPGW; from the coding sequence ATGAAAATAGGCTCTACTTTATTAAGGCGATATTCTTCTTTATTGCTCCTGCTTATTCTTTCTTTTTCTGTTAAGGCACAATATTTCGGACAAAACAAGGTAAGGTATAAAAAACTCGACTTTAAAGTTTTGCAGACGCCCCATTTTGAGATCTATTATTATATTAAAAATGAGAAACTTTTAAAACGTTTTTCGCAAGATGCTGAAACCTGGTACAAAATGCATCAGGAAGTTTTTAGAGATACCTTTTTAAAGAAAAATCCAATTATTCTATACAATAACCATCCTGATTTTCAGCAAACTACAGTGCTTAACGGAGAAATTGGAATTGGTACCGGCGGGGTTACAGAGGCACTAAAAAACAGGGTAATTATGCCTGTTATGGAACTCAATAGCCAAACAAGGCACGTTTTAGGTCACGAGCTTGTTCATGCTTTTCAGTATCACCTTCTACTGGAAAAAGATTCCATTAGTTTAGAAAATGTTGGACAGACACCACTATGGATGGTTGAAGGGATGGCCGAGTATTTATCAATTGGAAAAAAAGACGCATTTACTTCAATGTGGATGCGCGATGCTATGTTAAATCGTGATATTCCTTCGTTAAAAGATTTAACCAACTCTAACAAATATTTCCCCTACCGTTACGGGCAGGCTTTCTGGACTTATATCGGTTCGCAATATGGTGATACCACCATTGTTCCTTTATTTAAGAATACAGCAAAATATGGTTACGAAAATGCCATCCGATATACATTTGGTTACGACGATAAAACATTATCTGGTCTTTGGAAAAACTCCATCGATGCGCATTACAAGCCGATGTTAAAAGCGGATAGCTCTCAGATTAAAATTACGGGTACAAAAATCATCGACAATAAAAACGCAGGTAATATGAACGTCGCCCCTGCCCTTAGTCCTGATGGAAAATATTTAGCATTTATGTCTGAAAAAGATCTTTTTGGTATAGATTTATTTCTCGCAGATGCCAAAACCGGGAGAATTATCAGGAAGTTGAGCAGTCAGATCTCTAATGGCCATATTGATGATTTCAACTTTATAGAGTCAGCCGGAGCATGGTCGCCGGATAGTAAGCAATTTGCCTTTAGTATCTTCAGTCATGGTAAAAACCAGATGATGATTATTAATGTTTCAAACGGAACTACTGTATCTCAAACACCAATGGCACAGGTGCAGCAATTTGGTAATTTAACCTGGTCGCCAAATGGAAAAGATATCGCATTTTCAGGAATGGTTGAAGGACAAAGTGATATTTTCTCTTACAACCTCGATACCAAAGCAGTTACGCAGATTACCGATGATGTATATTCTGATTATGCACCAAGTTATTCGCCTGATGGTAAAAAACTGGTGTTTTCATCAGATAGAGCCGCAATTCAGGCCAATGTAATTAACGCAGTGCTGCCTATAAACCTTGCTGTTTACGATATTGCGGCTAAAACCGTAAATAATTTGGATGTTTTTCCTGGAGCGAATAACTTAAACGCACAATTTTCGGCTAACAGTCAGAACATCTATTTCCTGTCTAACAGAGATGGTTTTAGGAATTTATACAAATACAATTTCGCAGATAATACGGTTGATCAGTTGACCGATTATTTTACCGGGATTAGTGGAATTACCGAATTTTCGCCAGCCATTTCGGTGTCAACAACAGATGATATTGTATATAGCTATTACCGTTACCAGCGTTATACCCTATATAATGCTAAGTTAAGCAGCTTTAAAGCGAAAAGAATTGGTAACCAGGAAGAAAATTTCGATGCAGCCATACTCCCTCCAATGGAAAACATTGGTGTAAACATCATCAACTCTAATTTAAATAATTTTGACCGTTTCGAGAAAATAGTGGCCGATTCGATGAAAACGGTACCTTACAAACCAAAATTCAGATTAGATTATTTAGCAAATAGTGGCGTAGGTGTTTCAACCAGCCGTTTCGGAACCGGCGTTTCTGGTGGTATAGTAGGAATGTTTAGCGATATATTAGGCACCAACCAGATCATAGCAAACCTATCCGTAAATGGAGAAATTTATGACTTTGGTGGTTTAGTGGGTTATATCAATCAGAAAAGCAGAATAAACTGGGGTGCAGCCGTTTCGCATATTCCTTATGTATCTGGTTTTAGGTCTTACGGCTATGAAAATCTCCCTACAGGAGATAATACAACTCTTAAAGCCTTGGCAGACAGAACAGACATTATCAGAACCTTTGAAGATCAGTTTCAGGTTTTTGGTGCTTATCCATTTAGTAAAATACACCGTTTTGAGTTGGGCGGTTCATTTTCGCATTATAGTTACAGAGTTGATAGATATAGCAATTATTATAATTCGGTTGGCAACTACATAGGTTCAAATAAAAGCAGGATTTCCAACGATGTTGCTTCTCAGGATTATGGCATTCCTTTTAATTCTTTTACATTATATCAATTAAACGCTGGTTTTGTAGGCGATAACTCAATCTTTGGCCTTACTGGTCCACTTGACGGTTTCAGATATCGTGTAAGTGGCGAGAAATATCTTGGTACTTATAATTTTGCTGGCGTAACGGCAGACCTTCGTAAATATTGGAGAGCTAAGCCAGTAACATTTGCTGTAAGAAGTTATAACACTTTAAGGATCGGTAAAGATGCAGACAGGCTTTATCCAATGTATCTTGGTTATCCATACCTGATTAGGGGTTATGAATCAAACTCAATTTACAAAAGTACTTCCGCACAATCATCAGAATCTTTCGATATTAACCAATTAACTGGAAGTAAAATTGCTGTATTTAATTTCGAAGTCCGCTTGCCATTTACAGGGCCTAAAAAATTAGCTGCTATACCTTCTAAGTTTTTATTCTCTGACCTGAATTTATTCTTCGATGCAGGATTGGCATGGACGAACGATACCAAAGTGAAATTTAAAAGTGAACCAACTTATACTACTGAACCTGTTTTAGATGATAATAAACAACCCGTTTTTGATGAAAAGGGTAAACCGGTTACCTTTCAGTCTACAACAGAACGTGTACCAGCAATTAGTGTTGGTATATCGGTAAGGGTAAACGTTTTTGGCTATTTTGTTTTAGAACCTTACTATGCTATTCCTTTTCAAAGAAAGGATGTTAAAACCGGAGTATTCGGTTTAACGTTTGCACCGGGATGGTAA
- a CDS encoding transglycosylase domain-containing protein — MFKEIKNKYLRYSTIFLFFIIIFFSALQLNFLWLFGYSPSVRDIKAPTLRVGSELYTADGKLIGRYFKENRTPVNYNDISPGVIHALVATEDVRFYKHWGIDVQAVGRAVIGLGKDGGASTITQQLAKNLYRTRYNKSQGLLIKIPLVRTLIVKLKEWMTAVKLESNYSKNDIITMYLNTVSFGNNTYGIKTASRIYFDKEAKDLATTDAAMLVGMLKGTTLYNPTKNPAKALERRNVVLAQMNKYKYLSKDSLTQLSKEPVKLKEGKMQDGSDGDSYLRAAVAKYLEKWCTDNGYDLYEDGLKIYTTIDSRLQGYAEEAVADEMRILQRRFYSVWGKEDPWYDSEKQKVDYPDRAMKNLPIYSLLQKKFPNNPDSVIAYFNKKKRMQIFTYKGDRDTLFSTLDSIRYYGKIMNTGMMTMEPASGKIKVWVGGIDHKFFKYDHVNQAKRQAGSTFKPFAYLTALEQGMSPCDKFTDKPVKIAYQDKGETKYWEPKNADYSVSYREMSLRWAMAKSVNTITAQVTEKVGWDNVVKYAHECGIDSHLESVPSVSLGSNDVTVYEMVKAYSTFMNKGIKTDPILVEKITDQDNNLIDEFKPKTKRVLTEEIAWLMTYMFRGGMEEPEGTSQALWEWPDLFKKNNQIGGKTGTSSDYVDAWYMGLTKDLVTGVWVGCDERTAHFKNGEQGEGSRTALPIFAKFMEKVYLDPKSGYTYGPFPKATVDITRTYNCPSPRIVRDTTSTDSVTVDSTDFTVPTEVPVTTEPVNNEPEVKKEENKTEPAQNPVTPTVPLTRKEERELRRKQRQEEKEKKKNEDNNQQ; from the coding sequence ATGTTTAAAGAGATAAAGAACAAGTACTTACGTTATTCTACAATATTTTTATTTTTTATAATAATTTTCTTTTCTGCCCTGCAATTAAATTTTTTGTGGCTATTTGGCTACTCACCAAGTGTTCGGGATATTAAAGCACCTACCCTCCGTGTTGGCTCTGAACTTTACACTGCAGATGGAAAACTGATTGGCAGATATTTTAAAGAAAACAGAACGCCTGTAAATTATAATGATATTTCACCTGGTGTAATACATGCTCTGGTTGCTACTGAAGACGTGCGTTTTTATAAACATTGGGGTATCGATGTGCAGGCAGTTGGCCGCGCAGTTATTGGTTTGGGAAAGGATGGCGGAGCCAGCACCATTACCCAGCAGCTGGCAAAAAATCTCTACCGTACACGTTATAATAAATCGCAGGGGTTATTGATTAAAATACCTTTAGTAAGAACCTTAATAGTAAAACTCAAGGAATGGATGACAGCTGTAAAGTTAGAATCCAATTATTCTAAAAATGATATCATCACCATGTATCTGAATACCGTGTCGTTCGGTAATAATACCTATGGCATAAAAACGGCCAGCCGGATTTACTTTGATAAAGAAGCAAAAGATTTAGCCACTACAGATGCAGCTATGCTGGTGGGGATGTTAAAAGGAACAACCTTATATAATCCAACTAAAAATCCTGCAAAAGCTTTGGAAAGAAGAAATGTAGTACTTGCGCAAATGAACAAGTACAAATACCTGAGTAAGGATAGTTTAACACAATTATCAAAAGAGCCTGTTAAACTGAAAGAAGGTAAAATGCAGGATGGCAGTGATGGCGACTCTTATTTAAGGGCAGCTGTGGCTAAATATTTAGAGAAATGGTGTACTGATAATGGTTACGATCTTTACGAAGATGGTTTAAAAATTTACACGACAATCGATTCACGACTGCAGGGTTATGCCGAAGAAGCGGTTGCCGATGAGATGAGGATTTTGCAACGCAGGTTTTATAGTGTTTGGGGCAAGGAAGATCCCTGGTATGATTCGGAAAAACAAAAGGTTGATTACCCCGACCGTGCGATGAAAAACCTTCCGATTTATTCACTTTTGCAAAAAAAGTTCCCTAACAATCCAGATTCTGTTATCGCCTATTTCAATAAAAAGAAAAGAATGCAGATTTTCACTTATAAAGGAGATCGCGATACTTTATTCTCTACTTTAGATTCGATCCGTTATTACGGAAAAATCATGAATACGGGAATGATGACGATGGAACCTGCAAGTGGTAAAATTAAAGTTTGGGTTGGTGGTATCGACCATAAGTTTTTCAAATACGATCACGTAAATCAGGCTAAACGCCAGGCAGGCTCTACTTTTAAACCATTTGCTTATTTAACGGCTTTAGAACAAGGGATGAGTCCTTGTGATAAATTTACGGATAAGCCGGTTAAAATTGCTTACCAGGATAAAGGCGAAACGAAATATTGGGAGCCAAAAAATGCCGATTATAGTGTTTCCTACCGCGAAATGAGCTTACGCTGGGCCATGGCAAAATCAGTGAATACCATTACTGCCCAGGTAACGGAAAAGGTTGGCTGGGATAATGTGGTTAAATATGCACACGAATGTGGTATTGACAGTCACCTGGAATCTGTACCATCGGTAAGTTTAGGATCAAATGATGTTACCGTTTACGAAATGGTAAAAGCTTATTCTACATTTATGAATAAGGGGATTAAAACAGATCCCATATTGGTAGAAAAAATTACCGATCAGGATAACAATTTAATAGATGAATTTAAACCTAAAACAAAAAGGGTTTTAACTGAAGAAATTGCCTGGTTAATGACCTATATGTTCCGTGGTGGTATGGAAGAACCTGAAGGTACTTCCCAGGCCTTATGGGAATGGCCTGACCTTTTTAAGAAAAACAACCAGATTGGTGGTAAAACAGGTACTTCTTCTGATTATGTGGATGCCTGGTACATGGGCTTAACCAAAGATCTGGTGACTGGTGTTTGGGTAGGTTGTGATGAAAGAACAGCCCACTTTAAAAATGGCGAGCAAGGTGAAGGATCGAGAACTGCCCTGCCAATTTTTGCTAAGTTTATGGAAAAAGTTTACCTCGATCCGAAATCAGGATATACTTATGGGCCCTTCCCTAAAGCAACAGTTGATATTACCCGCACTTACAATTGCCCTAGTCCAAGAATTGTCAGGGATACAACATCAACTGACAGCGTAACCGTTGATTCTACTGATTTTACCGTTCCTACCGAAGTACCCGTTACTACGGAACCAGTAAACAATGAACCCGAAGTTAAAAAAGAAGAAAATAAAACAGAGCCTGCTCAAAATCCCGTTACCCCAACTGTGCCACTAACCAGAAAAGAAGAACGTGAACTTCGGAGGAAACAACGTCAGGAAGAAAAGGAAAAAAAGAAAAACGAAGATAACAATCAGCAATAG